The Halictus rubicundus isolate RS-2024b chromosome 3, iyHalRubi1_principal, whole genome shotgun sequence genome includes a region encoding these proteins:
- the LOC143352280 gene encoding uncharacterized protein LOC143352280 yields the protein MIFHFVLICFLLRFDARAEDRFQRPAREIDGARYCDFDGTRNNYTAPDLILCLDRLTGDLIARKTEGQTGRKSQGNESTGRQMSFTDILASLLDQEQSTPPQTASFPADTASNYYQSNYPAISGGMFDLPAGFRLNLLNALSTISSHDDYKCVPRILCEMASGKLPGRSLGRETTNFFDIFGKNAFMEWLTKIDVAGHSPLLNFGRAMILGYSNRGDSVACFRAFPKCPRDPNQLVYYLNNYNGGFFRLFNRIHIGKRREFNRLRDRQRAPSKMNTEGRIITGSFINAESPIAFGSEVQFPVNEDFRNNNEIVFPDSRLPRSEPITDDFQNHIPTSEENVWQENRVPFFPQVAHGQRYSRLRFP from the exons ATGATATTCCACTTCGTCCTTATTTGTTTCCTCCTTCGCTTTGACGCTCGCGCCGAGGATCGGTTTCAAAGGCCCGCCCGGGAAATTGATGGCGCTCGTTACTGCGACTTCGATGGCACTCGAAACAACTACACCGCGCCTGATCTGATACT GTGTCTCGATCGGTTGACTGGCGATCTCATCGCAAGGAAAACCGAAGGACAGACCGGCAGGAAGAGCCAGGGGAACGAGTCAACGGGCAGACAGATGTCTTTCACCGACATTCTAGCGAGTCTGCTGGACCAGGAGCAATCCACG CCGCCTCAGACAGCCTCCTTTCCGGCGGATACGGCGTCCAACTACTACCAATCGAATTATCCGGCGATATCAGGTGGAATGTTCGATCTTCCGGCAGGATTTCGACTGAATCTGTTGAACGCCCTGTCCACCATATCCAGCCACGACGACTACAAGTGCGTGCCCAGGATACTCTGCGAAATGGCGAGCGGAAAACTTCCCGGGCGGTCGTTAGGCAGAGAAACCACCAATTTCTTCGACATCTTCGGCAAGAACGCTTTCATGGA ATGGCTGACCAAAATCGACGTCGCGGGCCATTCCCCTTTGTTGAACTTCGGCAGGGCAATGATTCTTGGATATAGCAACCGGGGAGACTCTGTGGCGTGTTTCCGAGCTTTCCCGAAGTGTCCGAGAGATCCCAACCAACTGgtctattatttaaacaattacaaCGGAGGATTCTTCCGGCTTTTTAACCGAATTCACATCGGGAAACGTAGGGAATTCAATCGTCTCCGTGATCGGCAGC GCGCTCCTTCGAAAATGAACACCGAAGGAAGAATTATAACCGGTTCCTTTATAAATGCCGAATCACCGATAGCCTTTGGAAGCGAGGTCCAATTTCCAGTTAACGAAGACTTCAGGAACAACAACGAGATTGTTTTCCCAGATAGCAGGCTCCCGAGGAGCGAACCTATAACGGACGATTTCCAAAATCACATACCGACGTCGGAAGAGAACGTTTGGCAAGAAAATCGTGTTCCGTTCTTTCCTCAG GTTGCACATGGTCAAAGATATTCTCGGCTGCGATTCCCTTGA
- the LOC143352281 gene encoding uncharacterized protein LOC143352281 translates to MRLNRAVFFVGCYFLALSLVAVSPTPEEPAFILPVQLVGFPVIIAAVRISNFVKKLAYSLNPATYASRTKRDLPLIYDEGILDVGQVEKKLVAELGSNVCIYERICAKYANRTLRNRSKERDLDWNVVFSEYKSSPNPMKENYLLSVFLGDIIGSPRLCHQLAKRGRGCGGATSSD, encoded by the exons ATGCGACTGAACCGAGCAGTGTTCTTCGTGGGATGCTACTTCCTGGCGCTTTCTTTGGTCGCTGTGTCACCGACTCCGGAGGAACCGGCGTTCATACTTCCGGTACAACTGGTCGGCTTCCCGGTAATCATTGCTGCCGTCAGGATCTCTAATTTCGTCAAGAAGTTGGCGTACTCTCTTAATCCTG CGACTTATGCGAGTCGAACAAAGCGAGACCTGCCTCTAATCTATGACGAGGGAATCCTAGACGTTGGTCAGGTCGAGAAGAAATTGGTAGCTGAGCTCGGCAGCAACGTTTGCATTTACGAAAGAATTTGTGCCAAGTACGCGAATCGGACGCTGCGAAACCGTAGCAAGGAACGTGACCTCGACTGGAACGTCGTCTTCAG CGAGTACAAATCATCGCCGAACCCAATGAAGGAGAATTATTTATTGAGCGTGTTCCTGGGCGACATTATAGGCAGCCCAAGACTGTGTCATCAGCTGGCAAAGAGAGGAAGAGGCTGCGGCGGCGCGACGTCCTCGGATTAA